From Phycisphaerae bacterium:
TTCCGCCCCCCGGCGAACCGCATCGTCCACGATCTTGCCCGAGAGCTTGGCCACCAGATCCGTCCGCGATACCGAAAAACCCGCCCCGCAGCACTCGGTCTTGTACGCCCAGTCGATCGGGTCCGCCCCCACCGCCTTCATGATCTCGTCCATGCTCTGCGGGTCTTCCACCCGGTCAAACTTCAGCACCTTGTGCGGCCGGACCAGGTAGCAGCCGTAGTAGCAGGCCACTTTACGCTTGAACGGATGACGTACCTTGTCCGACAGGCCACCCGCGCTAAACCGACCCAGAATCTCGAGCACGTTCAGCACCTTCGGCTTGCACTCCAGGTCCATCTCGATGATGCCGACGATCTTCTTGCGGAGCGTCTCGTCGGCCAGCAACTCGTGGCGAGTGATCGCCAGCCGGCTGTAACAGGCCGAGCAGGGAACAGCCAACTCCTCGATGCCGGCCTTCTCCGCCTGGGCGAGAATGCGGGCAGGCAGGGCCAGGGCCAGATCGTGGTTCAGGCTGTGGGCGGCACTCGCCCCGCAGCAATTCCAGTCCGGCACGTCCTGCCATTCGATGCCCAGCTGGACGGCTACCGCCCGCAGGGACTCCGCATACTCCCGCGAAGAACCCAGCAGAGAGCAGCCCGGATAGAGTCCTAATCTCATTCGTGGTTGTCCTTCCGTTGGGAGGTCAGGTGGAAGATCCGCGACATGGCCGCTCGCCCCTCGATCAGGTGAGGCAGGAATTTCATCTTCCCTCGCTTGAGCAGCTTCGGCACCGCGGTCAAATCCTGGAGGAAGTGCCAGGAGCGAGTCTTGTAGTCCGAGATCAGGCCGACCTCATACAGACGACCGGTGTACTTGATGCAGTCCAAGAACGA
This genomic window contains:
- a CDS encoding CoB--CoM heterodisulfide reductase iron-sulfur subunit B family protein, yielding MRLGLYPGCSLLGSSREYAESLRAVAVQLGIEWQDVPDWNCCGASAAHSLNHDLALALPARILAQAEKAGIEELAVPCSACYSRLAITRHELLADETLRKKIVGIIEMDLECKPKVLNVLEILGRFSAGGLSDKVRHPFKRKVACYYGCYLVRPHKVLKFDRVEDPQSMDEIMKAVGADPIDWAYKTECCGAGFSVSRTDLVAKLSGKIVDDAVRRGAEAIVVACPMCHVNLDLRRGAIEKHKGRQYSIPVLYISQVVGLALGLDDQTLGMHRHIVPVVFSEPREAGCCCAGHGEAAAPVGATEDEH